In one window of Gossypium arboreum isolate Shixiya-1 chromosome 4, ASM2569848v2, whole genome shotgun sequence DNA:
- the LOC108459231 gene encoding nuclear transcription factor Y subunit A-2-like codes for MLPLNLATEDGPIYVNARQYNGIIRRRRYRAKAALETKVTKARKPYLHYSRHLHAVRHPRGNGGLFLNTKSSNTGKDGMQMMKANEGQLSRLTGSQISQVLQSDSGTINSYKEPNGGGSTFSGSER; via the exons ATGCTGCCGTTGAACTTGGCTACTGAGGACGGACCCATATACGTAAATGCCAGGCAGTACAATGGAATCATTAGGCGTCGGCGATACCGTGCAAAGGCTGCACTTGAGACTAAAGTGACTAAAGCTCGGAAG CCATATTTGCACTACTCGCGCCATCTGCACGCAGTGCGTCATCCAAGGGGAAATGGAGGCCTTTTCTTGAACACAAAAAGTTCAAACACGGGCAAAGATGGAATGCAGATGATGAAAGCTAATGAAGGGCAACTTTCTCGGCTTACAGGCTCACAAATTTCTCAAGTCCTACAGTCTGACAGTGGAACCATCAACTCGTACAAGGAACCAAATGGAGGAGGCTCAACATTTTCAGGGTCAGAGAGGTGA
- the LOC108457920 gene encoding RNA-binding protein CP33, chloroplastic: MSAPTLPMAAGVAAVSSSLYNNTKPSSLFSSSIHFLPSRLSSKQLKPSNLKTQSLNSLPLSLNLSLPRLPCFSAAFDSFQVTEDDQSSGEEYPETESQDLEEQPQQEEAEEDKVSESGGEEGKLYVGNLPYSMTSSELTEIFSEAGSVAKVEIVYDRVTDRSRGFGFVTMGSVDEAKEAIRLFDGSQVGGRTVKVNFPEVPKGGEREVMGPRIRRSYTSFIDSPYKIYAGNLGWRVTSEGLRDAFASQPGLLSAKVIYEKDTGRSRGFGFISFESAETVESALTAMNGVEVEGRPLRLNMAADRAPRTPLPAENSLERSELVSSVTV, from the exons ATGTCAGCTCCTACACTCCCCATGGCAGCCGGTGTTGCAGCTGTCTCTTCTTCACTTTACAATAACACCAAACCCTCCTCTCTTTTTTCTTCATCGATTCACTTCCTTCCTTCAAGACTTAGCTCTAAGCAGTTAAAACCTTCCAACCTCAAAACCCAAAGCCTCAATTCCCTTCCTTTGTCTCTTAACTTATCTCTCCCACGTCTGCCCTGCTTTTCAGCAGCTTTTGACAGCTTCCAAGTTACTGAAGATGACCAAAGCAGTGGAGAAGAATACCCAGAAACAGAATCTCAAGACCTTGAAGAACAACCACAACAAGAGGAAGCTGAAGAAGATAAGGTTTCAGAGTCTGGCGGTGAAGAAGGAAAGTTGTATGTTGGGAATTTGCCTTATTCAATGACTTCTTCTGAGTTAACTGAGATTTTTAGTGAGGCTGGTAGTGTTGCTAAAGTGGAG ATTGTTTATGATCGAGTTACGGATAGGAGCAGGGGATTTGGCTTTGTAACAATGGGGAGCGTTGATGAGGCCAAAGAAGCAATTAGACTGTTTGATGGATCT CAAGTCGGAGGTCGGACAGTGAAGGTGAACTTCCCGGAGGTCCCAAAAGGAGGTGAGAGGGAAGTAATGGGACCAAGGATTCGGAGAAGTTACACAAGCTTTATCGACAGCCCTTACAAGATCTATGCAGGAAACCTAGGTTGGCGTGTCACTTCAGAAGGTCTCAGAGACGCATTTGCTAGCCAACCAGGCTTGTTGAGTGCTAAAGTCATCTATGAGAAGGACACAGGAAGGTCTCGTGGTTTTGGATTCATTTCCTTCGAGTCAGCAGAGACCGTTGAGTCTGCTCTAACTGCCATGAATGGAGTG GAGGTTGAAGGTCGACCTCTACGATTAAATATGGCTGCAGATAGAGCTCCTCGTACTCCTTTGCCTGCCGAAAATAGTCTTGAAAGGAGCGAATTGGTTTCAAGCGTCACTGTTTGA